GGGATGAAGAGGAAGTAATTATGAACTTATCACCGGCTTATTTACAACAAATAGAAGAATGGAAGCAAGAAGGAAAGCAAGAAGGAAAAGAGGAAGAACGATTTTCTTTGATAACTTCTCTTCTGGAAGGGCGTTTTGGTACTTTAGATGCTGAGTTATCTGGTTTGGTGGAAAAGATTGCTAATATTCCTATTTCTGAACGCACTCAGTTACTTCTTTCTTTGGGTAATTTATCCCGTGAGGAATTGTTGCAAAGATTGAGGAATGAAGCAGTTTAGGATATATTGTTTAATGTATTTTTTTATATAGTCCTCAGATTAGAAATCTGGGGCTATATAGACAAAGCCTACCTGCGTAGGCTAATTTTATGGTATAAATTAGTTAGTGAAATATTCGAGGTTAGAAAATGCCACCAATTCAGAAGATTCTTTTTGGAAGTCCAGGAACAGGAAAAAGCTATAAAATTCGTGAAATTGCACAACAAGAACTAGGTATAAAATTGGATGAACAAACCAACTCTTTAGAAAATACGATTACAACAATATTTCATCCAGAGTATACCTATTCAGATTTTGTCGGAAAGCTATTACCACAAACTACTGGAAACGGTTCTGTAATATATAAATTTTATGAGGGGCATTTTTTACGTGCTTTAGGTTTAGCATATAAAAAAATAATTGATGGTAGTGATGAAAATGTCCTGTTAGTTATAGATGAATTAAATAGAGGTAATGCAGCAGCTATATTTGGTTCAATTTTTCAGTTATTAGATAGAGAAGATGATGATTGGTCAAGTTATAGAGTTAATTTATCTGAGCTTGAGATAGTAGGAATTTTTCGAGCAATGGAATATAAAGCTGAAGCTGATCATCAAAATATACGGATCGATGGAACTGATTTCGATAAGTTTTATAAACTTACTAAAGATAACCTAAATAATTATAAGAATAATGATGGTTTACGAGTTTTAGAAAATTTAAAAAATAACTGTATTACTATCCCGCCTAATCTATCTATTATTGCTACAATCAATACATCTGATGAATCTATTTATTATCTTGATAGTGCATTTAAACGCCGTTGGGATTGGGAATACGTAGACGCACCTCATCGTGATTTTATACCTGAAAAAATTAAAAATATATCAGTAGTTATAGGTGATAAACAATATGAATGGTATGATTTAGTTATCCAACTAAATTATTTTATTATATCTAATCATCAGGCTATTAGAAGAATTGAGGATAAACAGATTGGTTGGTGGTTTTTGAAAGCTGATGACAATAATACAATTACAGAGTCAGCAATTAGAAATAAGCTGATGTTTTATCTTTGGGATAGTGTTTTTGCAAAAGATAAAAGACCATTGGAAAAACTACTAAGTAAAAAGTTAATTACTTACACAGATTTTTCAAGTTTATATTCTGATTTTGTTATAAAAATAATAGAATTTATACCATTTTAATTAATCCATTCTGAAGACAAAATGATAAATTTTGCAGCATTAGAACTTAAAGTTAATACTAAGTATTCCTTTGTAGGAATACAAAAAGAAGGTTCAAAACTTATCTTTCATATCCCTAAAGGATTTTCCGAAGATGATATTAACACTTTTGATAAAAAACGTGATTTATTTTTCCGTCTTTATCGAGTGCTGAACGTCTTTAAACAAATCTGTATCGAAAAAGGTTATTTAAACAAAAATAACCAAGCTAATGATCGTGATGGAGTTCTTGAGGTTGATACTGGTTCAGAAATTACATCTGATGACGATAGCAAAAATATTTTTTATTCTAAACTTGATGTTTTAGCAAGTATCCTAGATGCTTATGACGAATTAAAAATACTCGGACTTGTTAGCAGATTAGGAAAATCTGAAAGATTAGATTATAGTAAGTTACATCGTTATTTAAACAATGCTGTTTTTCTCAATAACGGTGCAATTTATATTGATGCTATGAATTTATCACGAAAGGAGATACATTTTGATTCAACTGATATAGTTGCTATGTATTGTTATATTTTGACTGAAATTAAGGAACAGTTACAGCAAGAAGTAAATCCTGATATTAAATCTTTAGCAGAACGTTTTCAAGAAAAATATTTAGGTATAGAAGCTAGTTTATTTAATGAGAAGTATTATTTACGAGTTACTAATGAATTAAAAGATGCTTTAGAATTAATTGATCATTACACTCCAATTAAAGATAGTGATTATTGGGATTTTTACGAAGCTATATATAAATTTTTGTTTGGAGATTTAGATAATTCTTTAAAAGGTGAAGTTTGGGGATTTAGTAATTTTAATACTATCTGGGAATCAATGTGTTTAACTCATGTGATTCACAGTATAGCACTTAATTCTATTTTTTATTTTGACAAAACATTCATATCTAATAGCTTGATAAATAAATGGAATGATTGTAGCAAAATAATTGATATTACACATATATTTAATATTAATGGTAATAACCTAATCCCTGATTTAGTAATTTGGTCATTTGAATCTGAAGAAGGTGAAATTTTATCATTAACCAATAGAGAGTTTAAGAAAAGAAATTATATTGAATATAGTCTAACAAAAAACGATTCATTTAATGATCATGGCTATCTGACTATATTTGATATAAATATAAAATTTGGTGGTAAAAGAATTAGTCAATCAAGAATAAAAGGTCTAAAGATTACTAATATTGATAAATCATTAGAAGAAAATTTAAAACATTGTTTTAATGACATCAAGATTAATTCTAAACAAAAATTACCTGATAACTATTATTCATATTGGAATGTTACTAATATCAATCACGAAGAATTAGTAATGATGATATCTCTAAATCATATATTTTATAAAGCATTACTCATGAAACTATATGATTATACTAATTTTTTTGAAGAATTTATATGTAATATATTTGGTACGGACGCAAAAATTAACAATAATATTTTCTATTGGTCACTATTTCGTGAATATTCTAGATTACGTGAAATGGACGAAATAAATCAACTATATAAAGAATTTCTTGATAAACGTAATTTTTATTTTATTGATATAAAATACTCCGATCCTCAATATTACGAAAATATAGACAAGATAGAAGAAATAAAAAACAGAAGTATTAGAAAACAATTTGTTTATGAATATATACTACAAAAGCATCTTGAAAAAACTAACAACCCATTAAAAGAATTAGATATAAAAAGCGAATTTTGGCTTCCTGCTTATTCGGAAACTCAAGAAACATTTATACCAATGCCAGAAAATACAAAATTTATGAATAATTATATTAAATTAACAGGTGTAAATATCATGGCTGTAATTGACAGCTATTTAGAAACAGAAGAAAAGTAACTTAAAATACTGTCTTGTTGAGATAGTGTGATTTTGGGAGTGCGATGACCAATCACACGAAATGTATCGCTTTGAGATAAAATAGAACAAAGGTAAATATAGCGTTTGTTAAAATAACCTCTATGTCCCTACAAGAACTGAAAGAGCAAGCCTTTCAACTACCTGAAAGCGATCGCTTGTAGGATGATTTTGGGAGTGCGATCGCTGTGAGATAAAATAGAATAAGGCTAAATTAGGTATTTCCCATTCTTCCTATCAAAACGAGGTACAGATGACTTATTTAGAACTACATCAAAAAATTGAACAACAAATATCCCAACTACCACCAGAACAGCTTTCCTTAGTTAGTGATTTCCTTGACTCTATCCAGGAAAAAACTACCGTAAATCAACGCCCGTTACGTCGTATTTCCCCCATTAAGCGAGGTAAAAAAGCAGGTGATTTACTACATTATGCTGGAACTTGGCATGGTGATGATCTGGAAGATTGTCTGCGTTTAGTTGAAGAAACTCGTTCTCAAACGCAGTTTTAATTTTTGTCACTATGTCTTATTTGCTCGATACTAATCATTGTAGCTACATTATTAATGGTAATCCTCAAGTTACCGATACTTTAAAATTTCGCTCTGCTGTTACCATTGGCGTTAGCATTATTACTTATGCAGAATTACTATATATGACAGAAAAATCAGCACTAAAATCTCAAAATTTAGGTGCAGTTCAAGTTTTTTGTCTGATGTTGATCTGTATTTTATTGATGAAGAAACTGCTATTATTTACAGTCGTTTAAAAGCATCTGTTTTTAACTATTTTGCTCCCAAAGACAAAAGCAAACGTCGTAGTTTCAGCATTGAAAACTTGGGATTTAGCGATCATGATCTTTGGATAGCAGCGACAGCTATTCAACACAACCTCACTCTCGTTTCTGCTGATAGCGATTTTAGGCGTATTCATCAAGTACAGCCTTTTTCTCTGGAATCATGGGTATAGGTTGACTCTACTTTAAAAAACAGCTTGGAGAAAATGAACGATCGCTTGTAGGGTGATTTTGGGGAGAGCGATCGCTTGTGATGTGATTTTTGGGAATGCGATCGCTATGAGTAGTGTGATTTTTTAGAGTGCGATCGCTGTGATGTGATTTTGGAGAAGTGCGATAGCGAAGCTGACCGAAGGTATCGCTTGTAGTGCAATTAGCTAAACCCTGGTAAAACGGAGGCTTGGTTTCTAGAAAAAGTTATTTCTGACCTGAAAAGAGATAGGAGATTTTAACCAATGGTCTGGTGTCTGTTGTACCGAGTAAACTTCTAAATTAACTTCTAGCTTTTAAATATTCTGCTCTGATTTTGAAAATCAACATTGTTCCGGCTGTAAATAATATTCCTAAGAAGAGGTTTTTCCAACTCAAACTTTTATGACTTTCAGTGATCAAAATAGCTTCCATTAGGATAGAAGGTAATAAAATGCCACTTGGAATCAAAACCTTAGAAACTATCACCCTATTGTTAGCCAAGAGATTTAGTATAGCTAAACTCGCACCTAAAGGTATAAAAATCAGCGCATAATAAAATAATTTCTGATTAAACGGAATTAATTCCAGTAAATGAAAAGAGTAAGAGCGTTGTACTTTGTCGATATATACTTGAACTGTTCCCCTGGAATAAGTGATGATAATTTGATGGAATTTATTGTCTGTAAAAACCTTCGGTATCATCAGTTGTAAATCTGCACCATTTTCTCCCGTCAGCGGGGTTCTTAACCTTAAATCCAAGTAATTTCCCTGCTGTGACAGCGTTAAATTACGCCGCAAATAACTACCAGAAATTGAGATTATCCGCGCTGGACCAGTCTGTTGAGTATTTTCAGTAGCAAGATTAGCAAACAAGGTAAATTCAGATTTTTGGCTAATTCTTTGATTGAGATTTTTTACAGATTCTGCTGTCTTTAGCCATTGACTAGAATTCACAAAAACGCCTTGACCTTCTTCTTCTATATTTGTAGGCGTTCCTTGCCATAATAGTTCTGGCAAATTTCCGGTTTGTTCTTGATAACAACATTTTCCGTTTAATTGATAGTTAGCTAACAGAGAACCATCAAGATTTTTAAAGTAATTAGTAGCATCATTTAAACCTTTTCTGGCTTCATAACTTGATATAGCTTTATCAGTAATATAAACTTCCGATATATATCCTTGCCAGGGTCTATTCCCAGTGCGTTCATTACCTAGCACCAGGGGATAATTTAAATCCCAATTACTTAAATTTATGGTACTTTGCCAGAATATAGAAATCAGTAAAGTGAAAGATACATAAGCCAGAATAAATCCTGTGATTTGTTGATTTGATAATCTTGAACTATTCCCTGTAGTTTGTGAACCAGTATTACTTAATTTTTGATAATTCCAGAAATAAAAGCCCAATAAACCTAGACCTCCCCCTAAGGTATTGTTAACAATATCTGCTGGAGTAGGACTTCTGGAAGGGAGAAAGATTTGTAAAGTTTCAACTGTCAATGATAAGCCTGCACTTAGCACCAATACTATGATTATTTGTAATAGTATTCTAATTTTAAGTTTCTGCAAGAAATTAGCGCAATAAAAACCTAAAGGCATAAATAATAAAACATTATTTACCTGATCTTGAAAAGAACTTACATGGTTAAAACTGGCAAAAAAATCAGTTACAGAAAAACTATGAGGTAAGGAAAAATTAAATGGATAAAGCGTAGCTATGACTATTACCAAAGTAGTTGCTAATACAAACAACAAATTCAGCCTAAGCCTATATGATTTTATTACTTTAGGTTTTTGAGTAGGATTTTTGCGTTGATTCATAAGTTCCTCACGTTTAGTAACTGACGGTGAATGTCTGAAATTCAACTGGCAATAAATAGGACTCAATAATTATTTAACACGTATTCACTGCTAATGTAAGTTAGTTATAGCGTAACTCGAATAGTGATGTATATTGTTAGGAATAAGAATTATGATAGATGCTGAATTTTGTTTATCTTTATTGTAATGTTTCCATTATAACAAGTTTGATATTATTTCCATACATAAAATATATAGGAATCCGATTTCATTACTTATAGCTTGCGTGGCGTAGCCATAATTACTCCTGGAGGCAGGGAATAAGAAATAAGGAATAAGGAATAGGGAATAGGGAATAGAATTATATAATTACAGAAAATTCAGGTATACGGGGTGTACTAAGCTTTTGTTTTAAATTAAATATTAGTCCTATAAATGCCATTTTTTATTAAGAATTTATCAAGTATTTATGACTTTTTTATAAAGACAAAACCCTTAGTTTTGAAAAGAATCATTTAACATATTTATATTAAATTTATCATTAAAAATTTGGTTTTCCTGTAGTCAGATATACAACCTTTAATTAAGATTATACTTACTCATTTATATAAATAATGACTTTATTGCAGATACTATAGGAATCCGGTTTGATTACTGATAGCTTGCGTAGCCAATAAACCAAAAAGCTTTTATAAGTCTTGCCACGTGGACATTTCGCCTAAATATAGAGAGAACACAAAACAACCAATTAATAAGCTTTTCAGGCGATACCCCTAGCACTGATGATGGCTATCGCTTTAGCGCAACCTCATATAGAATTGCTATTAATTATTTCTGCCATGCGAAAACAGCAATAATTTATGCAGCCGTCAAGAGTTAATGTAAAAATTAATACAACTAGATTCTTTCTAATGCTCTTAACAGTATCATAAAGAAAAGGTTAGGTTAGGACTTACACAAAAGAACTTGGTTTATTACCATAACTAGTCTTGAGTAACCGGATGTCTGGTATCTGATGCGTAAGTTTTAAAAAGTTAGCCTTGATACTTGTGTTTCCAACTTCCAGTATGGATGTATTACACTCATGACTGAACTCACACTGCTTTTAACAGAGGGTAATATTGAAACCGAGGTTTCAGTGAAGCAAGATGTATTTATTATCGGTCGCTTGCCAGAATGCGACTTGTTTTTACCTTTTGGGGGAGTTTCCCGCAGACACGCCCGTATCGTCAAAACCAATGATGATGTGTGGACTATTGAGGATATGGGTAGTAAAAATGGAACCCAAGTAAATCACAACCCTGTTACTTCAGCCGAAGAGTTGCGAGACGGTGATGTTATTTGGTTGGGTAATGTCAGTTTGGTAGTAATTTTATCAACTAATGTAGAACAGTCACCGTCTCCATATTTAGGAAATTCGGAAACTAATAATCAGCAAATCACAATTCTGCGGAATGTCAAAGAACTGCAACAACAATGGATAGACGCTAGTAGCATTAATGGCAAGAACAATAAAGAAAAAACCATTGCCCGTCTAAAAGACTTGGTAGACATAGCTAAAAATCTCTGTGCAGCAGCATCTATTGAAGAAATTTTTTCTCAGGTGCAACAAGTAGTTTTTCGTTATATTGATGGCATGGAACGCCTGGCATTATTAATTGATGTTGATGGCTCCGGAAATTTGCAGTTAATCAACTCAGCCACTAAAATTAGTTCCCACGACAAAAATTTGCCCACTGATGGTAGTTGGATTAGTCGCAGTATTTGTCAAAAAGTATTTACTGAGAAAGTAGCTATTCAAAGTGCTGATACCCAGTCTGATGAACGTTTTTCTAGTGAACAAAGTATTTTATTTAAAGGTATTATGAGTGCAATGGCAGTACCTTTATGGGATGAAAATAAAGTAGTCGGTGTTCTCTACGCCGATGCTCATCTTTATTCTTCCCAGTGGGAAAATAATGGTGAAGAAGAACTCAGCTTTTTTTCTGCTTTAGCAAATTTGGTTGCATCTAGTGTTCAACGTTGGTTATTAGTAGATAAACTCAAAGCTGAAGAGGTCATTCGTCACCGTTTAGAACGGTATCATTCTCCGGCGGTGGTGCAGCAGTTAATAGCAGTGA
This genomic interval from Anabaena sphaerica FACHB-251 contains the following:
- a CDS encoding AAA family ATPase, producing MPPIQKILFGSPGTGKSYKIREIAQQELGIKLDEQTNSLENTITTIFHPEYTYSDFVGKLLPQTTGNGSVIYKFYEGHFLRALGLAYKKIIDGSDENVLLVIDELNRGNAAAIFGSIFQLLDREDDDWSSYRVNLSELEIVGIFRAMEYKAEADHQNIRIDGTDFDKFYKLTKDNLNNYKNNDGLRVLENLKNNCITIPPNLSIIATINTSDESIYYLDSAFKRRWDWEYVDAPHRDFIPEKIKNISVVIGDKQYEWYDLVIQLNYFIISNHQAIRRIEDKQIGWWFLKADDNNTITESAIRNKLMFYLWDSVFAKDKRPLEKLLSKKLITYTDFSSLYSDFVIKIIEFIPF
- a CDS encoding type II toxin-antitoxin system VapC family toxin, giving the protein MSYLLDTNHCSYIINGNPQVTDTLKFRSAVTIGVSIITYAELLYMTEKSALKSQNLGAVQVFCLMLICILLMKKLLLFTVV
- a CDS encoding PIN domain-containing protein; its protein translation is MSDVDLYFIDEETAIIYSRLKASVFNYFAPKDKSKRRSFSIENLGFSDHDLWIAATAIQHNLTLVSADSDFRRIHQVQPFSLESWV
- a CDS encoding VanZ family protein; protein product: MNQRKNPTQKPKVIKSYRLRLNLLFVLATTLVIVIATLYPFNFSLPHSFSVTDFFASFNHVSSFQDQVNNVLLFMPLGFYCANFLQKLKIRILLQIIIVLVLSAGLSLTVETLQIFLPSRSPTPADIVNNTLGGGLGLLGFYFWNYQKLSNTGSQTTGNSSRLSNQQITGFILAYVSFTLLISIFWQSTINLSNWDLNYPLVLGNERTGNRPWQGYISEVYITDKAISSYEARKGLNDATNYFKNLDGSLLANYQLNGKCCYQEQTGNLPELLWQGTPTNIEEEGQGVFVNSSQWLKTAESVKNLNQRISQKSEFTLFANLATENTQQTGPARIISISGSYLRRNLTLSQQGNYLDLRLRTPLTGENGADLQLMIPKVFTDNKFHQIIITYSRGTVQVYIDKVQRSYSFHLLELIPFNQKLFYYALIFIPLGASLAILNLLANNRVIVSKVLIPSGILLPSILMEAILITESHKSLSWKNLFLGILFTAGTMLIFKIRAEYLKARS
- a CDS encoding adenylate/guanylate cyclase domain-containing protein, with translation MTELTLLLTEGNIETEVSVKQDVFIIGRLPECDLFLPFGGVSRRHARIVKTNDDVWTIEDMGSKNGTQVNHNPVTSAEELRDGDVIWLGNVSLVVILSTNVEQSPSPYLGNSETNNQQITILRNVKELQQQWIDASSINGKNNKEKTIARLKDLVDIAKNLCAAASIEEIFSQVQQVVFRYIDGMERLALLIDVDGSGNLQLINSATKISSHDKNLPTDGSWISRSICQKVFTEKVAIQSADTQSDERFSSEQSILFKGIMSAMAVPLWDENKVVGVLYADAHLYSSQWENNGEEELSFFSALANLVASSVQRWLLVDKLKAEEVIRHRLERYHSPAVVQQLIAVREFPDGRLPPNEREISIIFADLVGFTAISERLKPTEISELLNNFFEEMLQEVFAYGGTLDKYIGDCIMAFFGAPEPQPGHADRAVAAAKGMLSRLQRLNANHFWQESLQLRIAINSGKAVVGDVGSSQRLDYTALGTTINVAARMEPICPPGECVISEATYRMLSQKSDFQEMGDHRFKGIDRFIKVYQTKMN